A genome region from Canis lupus dingo isolate Sandy chromosome 7, ASM325472v2, whole genome shotgun sequence includes the following:
- the BCAN gene encoding brevican core protein isoform X2, whose product MAPLFLPLLVALALARGPVALADALEGDSSEDRAFHVRIAGDAPLQGVLGGALTIPCHVHYLRPLPGHRAVLGSPRVKWTFLSGGREAEVLVARGLRVKVSEAYRFRVALPAYPASLTDVSLVLSELRPNDSGIYRCEVQHGIDDSSDAVEVKVKGVVFLYREGSARYAFSFAGAQEACARIGARIATPEQLYAAYLGGYEQCDAGWLSDQTVRYPIQTPREACYGDMDGFPGVRNYGVVDPDDLYDVYCYAEDLNGELFLGAPPDKLTLEEARAYCRERGAEIATTGQLYAAWDGGLDRCSPGWLADGSVRYPIVTPSQRCGGGLPGVKTLFLFPNQTGFPNKHSRFNVYCFRDSAQPSAMPEASDPASDPASDGLEAIVTVTETLEELRLPQEAVESESRGAIYSIPIVEDGGGRSSTPEDPAEAPKTLLEFETQSIVPPLGSSEEEDKTLEEEEKYTDEEEEKEEEEVEDEALWAWSSEPSSPDPQTPLPTEPALEELLFPASPPPASAVLQPRPSPPSDREPEAPRPPRVLGPPTETLSTPRNGQLASSPPSATAGEREVGEEAGGPELTGVPRGESEETGSSEDSPALLPATRAPESARESEAPSEENSGRTVPAGTSVRVQPVLPTDSASQGGVAVAPSSGDCVPSPCHNGGTCLEEEEGVRCLCLPGYGGDLCDVGLRFCSPGWDAFQGACYKHFSTRRSWEEAETQCRMYGSHLASISTPEEQDFINSGLGMGLEGTSSPALSHSLINQSLITSRYREYQWIGLNDRTIEGDFLWSDGVPLLYENWNPGQPDSYFLSGENCVVMVWHDQGQWSDVPCNYHLSYTCKMGLVSCGPPPELPLARVFGRPRLRYEVDTVLRYRCREGLMQRNLPLIRCQENGHWEPPQISCVPRRPGRALHPMKASGGQQGRLLGRWQAPRMPPSRPSLGPQGARP is encoded by the exons ATGGCCCCCCTGTTCCTGCCCCTGCTGGTAGCCTTGGCCCTGGCCCGGGGCCCTGTGGCCTTAGCTGATGCCCTGGAAGGGGACAGCTCAG AGGACCGGGCCTTCCACGTGCGCATCGCGGGTGACGCACCACTGCAGGGCGTGCTGGGCGGCGCCCTCACCATCCCTTGCCACGTTCACTACCTACGGCCGCTGCCGGGCCACCGGGCCGTGCTGGGCTCCCCGCGGGTCAAGTGGACCTTCCTGTCCGGGGGCCGTGAGGCCGAAGTATTGGTGGCTCGGGGGCTGCGCGTCAAGGTGAGCGAGGCCTACCGTTTCCGTGTGGCACTGCCTGCCTACCCGGCATCACTCACCGACGTGTCCCTGGTGCTGAGTGAGCTTCGGCCCAACGACTCCGGCATCTACCGCTGCGAGGTCCAGCACGGCATAGATGACAGCAGCGATGCCGTGGAGGTCAAGGTCAAAG gGGTCGTCTTTCTCTACCGGGAAGGCTCTGCCCGCTATGCTTTCTCTTTCgctggggcccaggaggcctGTGCCCGCATTGGAGCCCGCATTGCCACCCCGGAGCAGCTCTATGCCGCCTACCTCGGGGGCTATGAACAGTGTGATGCTGGCTGGCTATCTGACCAGACCGTGAG GTATCCCATCCAGACACCACGAGAGGCCTGTTATGGAGACATGGATGGCTTCCCTGGGGTCCGGAACTATGGAGTGGTGGACCCAGATGACCTCTATGATGTCTACTGCTATGCTGAAGATCTAAATG GAGAGCTGTTCCTGGGTGCCCCCCCAGACAAGCTGACGTTGGAGGAGGCACGGGCGTACTGCCGGGAACGGGGTGCAGAGATTGCCACCACGGGCCAGCTCTATGCAGCCTGGGACGGGGGCCTGGACCGCTGCAGCCCGGGCTGGCTGGCCGATGGCAGTGTGCGCTATCCCATTGTCACACCCAGCCAGCGCTGCGGTGGGGGCCTGCCTGGTGTCAAGAcgctcttcctcttccccaaccAGACCGGCTTTCCCAACAAGCACAGCCGCTTCAACGTGTACTGCTTCCGAG ACTCTGCCCAGCCCTCCGCCATGCCTGAGGCCTCTGACCCAGCGTCTGACCCAGCCTCTGATGGGCTGGAGGCCATTGTCACAGTGACAGAGACCCTGGAGGAGCTGCGGCTGCCTCAGGAAGCTGTGGAGAGCGAGTCCCGGGGAGCCATCTACTCCATCCCCATCGTGGAGGACGGAGGTGGTAGAAGCTCCACTCCAGAAGACCCCGCAGAGGCCCCCAAGACCCTCCTCG AATTCGAAACACAATCCATTGTGCCTCCCCTGGGGTCCTCCGAAGAGGAAGACAAGActttggaggaagaagagaaatatacggatgaagaagaagagaaagaagaggaggaggtggaagaTGAGGCCCTATGGGCCTGGTCCAGCGAGCCCAGCAGCCCAGACCCACAGACCCCTCTGCCCACTGAGCCAGCCCTAGAGGAATTActcttccctgcctctccacCACCAGCGAGTGCAGTCCTACAGCCTAGGCCATCACCACCTTCCGACAGAGAGCCAGAGGCTCCCAGGCCTCCAAGAGTCCTTGGGCCACCCACTGAAACTCTATCCACTCCCAGGAATGGGCAGCTGGCATCCTCACCACCTTCAGCTACggctggggagagagaggtgggggaggaggctggTGGTCCTGAGCTGACTGGGGTCCCTCGAGGAGAGAGTGAGGAGACAGGGAGCTCTGAGGATAGCCCTGCCCTGCTTCCAGCCACACGGGCCCCTGAGAGTGCCAGGGAATCGGAGGCCCCCTCTGAAGAGAATTCTGGAAGAACTGTCCCAGCAGGGACCTCAGTGCGGGTTCAGCCAGTGCTGCCCACTGACAGCGCCAGCCAAGGTGGAGTGGCCGTGGCCCCCTCATCAG GTGACtgtgtccccagcccctgccacaaTGGTGGGACAtgcttggaggaggaggagggggtccGCTGCCTGTGTTTGCCTGGCTATGGGGGGGACCTGTGTGATGTTG gcctCCGCTTCTGCAGCCCTGGCTGGGACGCCTTCCAGGGGGCTTGCTACAAGCACTTCTCTACCcggaggagctgggaggaggcagagacccagTGCCGGATGTACGGCTCGCACCTGGCCAGCATCAGCACGCCGGAGGAACAGGACTTCATCAACAGtgggctggggatggggctggaggggaCCTCATCACCTGCTCTCTCCCACTCACTCATTAACCAGTCATTAATCACGA GTCGGTACCGCGAGTACCAGTGGATCGGGCTTAACGACCGGACAATCGAAGGCGACTTCTTGTGGTCAGATGGCGTCCCCCTG CTCTATGAGAACTGGAACCCTGGGCAGCCTGACAGCTACTTCTTGTCTGGAGAGAACTGCGTGGTCATGGTGTGGCACGATCAGGGACAGTGGAGTGATGTACCCTGCAACTACCACCTGTCCTACACCTGCAAGATGGGGCTGG TGTCCTGTGGGCCTccaccagagctgcccctggCTCGAGTGTTTGGCCGCCCACGGCTGCGCTATGAAGTAGACACGGTGCTTCGCTACCGGTGCCGGGAGGGGCTGATGCAGCGCAACCTGCCACTAATCCGCTGCCAGGAGAATGGTCACTGGGAGCCACCCCAGATCTCCTGTGTGCCCCGCAGGCCT GGTCGGGCTCTGCACCCAATGAAGGCCTCAGGAGGACAACAGGGGAGGCTACTGGGACGCTGGCAGGCACCACGGATGCCTCCTTCCAGGCCCTCTCTTGGTCCTCAAGGAGCAAGGCCTTAA
- the BCAN gene encoding brevican core protein isoform X1 codes for MAPLFLPLLVALALARGPVALADALEGDSSEDRAFHVRIAGDAPLQGVLGGALTIPCHVHYLRPLPGHRAVLGSPRVKWTFLSGGREAEVLVARGLRVKVSEAYRFRVALPAYPASLTDVSLVLSELRPNDSGIYRCEVQHGIDDSSDAVEVKVKGVVFLYREGSARYAFSFAGAQEACARIGARIATPEQLYAAYLGGYEQCDAGWLSDQTVRYPIQTPREACYGDMDGFPGVRNYGVVDPDDLYDVYCYAEDLNGELFLGAPPDKLTLEEARAYCRERGAEIATTGQLYAAWDGGLDRCSPGWLADGSVRYPIVTPSQRCGGGLPGVKTLFLFPNQTGFPNKHSRFNVYCFRDSAQPSAMPEASDPASDPASDGLEAIVTVTETLEELRLPQEAVESESRGAIYSIPIVEDGGGRSSTPEDPAEAPKTLLEFETQSIVPPLGSSEEEDKTLEEEEKYTDEEEEKEEEEVEDEALWAWSSEPSSPDPQTPLPTEPALEELLFPASPPPASAVLQPRPSPPSDREPEAPRPPRVLGPPTETLSTPRNGQLASSPPSATAGEREVGEEAGGPELTGVPRGESEETGSSEDSPALLPATRAPESARESEAPSEENSGRTVPAGTSVRVQPVLPTDSASQGGVAVAPSSGDCVPSPCHNGGTCLEEEEGVRCLCLPGYGGDLCDVGLRFCSPGWDAFQGACYKHFSTRRSWEEAETQCRMYGSHLASISTPEEQDFINSGLGMGLEGTSSPALSHSLINQSLITSRYREYQWIGLNDRTIEGDFLWSDGVPLLYENWNPGQPDSYFLSGENCVVMVWHDQGQWSDVPCNYHLSYTCKMGLVSCGPPPELPLARVFGRPRLRYEVDTVLRYRCREGLMQRNLPLIRCQENGHWEPPQISCVPRRPVSARKMQGRALHPMKASGGQQGRLLGRWQAPRMPPSRPSLGPQGARP; via the exons ATGGCCCCCCTGTTCCTGCCCCTGCTGGTAGCCTTGGCCCTGGCCCGGGGCCCTGTGGCCTTAGCTGATGCCCTGGAAGGGGACAGCTCAG AGGACCGGGCCTTCCACGTGCGCATCGCGGGTGACGCACCACTGCAGGGCGTGCTGGGCGGCGCCCTCACCATCCCTTGCCACGTTCACTACCTACGGCCGCTGCCGGGCCACCGGGCCGTGCTGGGCTCCCCGCGGGTCAAGTGGACCTTCCTGTCCGGGGGCCGTGAGGCCGAAGTATTGGTGGCTCGGGGGCTGCGCGTCAAGGTGAGCGAGGCCTACCGTTTCCGTGTGGCACTGCCTGCCTACCCGGCATCACTCACCGACGTGTCCCTGGTGCTGAGTGAGCTTCGGCCCAACGACTCCGGCATCTACCGCTGCGAGGTCCAGCACGGCATAGATGACAGCAGCGATGCCGTGGAGGTCAAGGTCAAAG gGGTCGTCTTTCTCTACCGGGAAGGCTCTGCCCGCTATGCTTTCTCTTTCgctggggcccaggaggcctGTGCCCGCATTGGAGCCCGCATTGCCACCCCGGAGCAGCTCTATGCCGCCTACCTCGGGGGCTATGAACAGTGTGATGCTGGCTGGCTATCTGACCAGACCGTGAG GTATCCCATCCAGACACCACGAGAGGCCTGTTATGGAGACATGGATGGCTTCCCTGGGGTCCGGAACTATGGAGTGGTGGACCCAGATGACCTCTATGATGTCTACTGCTATGCTGAAGATCTAAATG GAGAGCTGTTCCTGGGTGCCCCCCCAGACAAGCTGACGTTGGAGGAGGCACGGGCGTACTGCCGGGAACGGGGTGCAGAGATTGCCACCACGGGCCAGCTCTATGCAGCCTGGGACGGGGGCCTGGACCGCTGCAGCCCGGGCTGGCTGGCCGATGGCAGTGTGCGCTATCCCATTGTCACACCCAGCCAGCGCTGCGGTGGGGGCCTGCCTGGTGTCAAGAcgctcttcctcttccccaaccAGACCGGCTTTCCCAACAAGCACAGCCGCTTCAACGTGTACTGCTTCCGAG ACTCTGCCCAGCCCTCCGCCATGCCTGAGGCCTCTGACCCAGCGTCTGACCCAGCCTCTGATGGGCTGGAGGCCATTGTCACAGTGACAGAGACCCTGGAGGAGCTGCGGCTGCCTCAGGAAGCTGTGGAGAGCGAGTCCCGGGGAGCCATCTACTCCATCCCCATCGTGGAGGACGGAGGTGGTAGAAGCTCCACTCCAGAAGACCCCGCAGAGGCCCCCAAGACCCTCCTCG AATTCGAAACACAATCCATTGTGCCTCCCCTGGGGTCCTCCGAAGAGGAAGACAAGActttggaggaagaagagaaatatacggatgaagaagaagagaaagaagaggaggaggtggaagaTGAGGCCCTATGGGCCTGGTCCAGCGAGCCCAGCAGCCCAGACCCACAGACCCCTCTGCCCACTGAGCCAGCCCTAGAGGAATTActcttccctgcctctccacCACCAGCGAGTGCAGTCCTACAGCCTAGGCCATCACCACCTTCCGACAGAGAGCCAGAGGCTCCCAGGCCTCCAAGAGTCCTTGGGCCACCCACTGAAACTCTATCCACTCCCAGGAATGGGCAGCTGGCATCCTCACCACCTTCAGCTACggctggggagagagaggtgggggaggaggctggTGGTCCTGAGCTGACTGGGGTCCCTCGAGGAGAGAGTGAGGAGACAGGGAGCTCTGAGGATAGCCCTGCCCTGCTTCCAGCCACACGGGCCCCTGAGAGTGCCAGGGAATCGGAGGCCCCCTCTGAAGAGAATTCTGGAAGAACTGTCCCAGCAGGGACCTCAGTGCGGGTTCAGCCAGTGCTGCCCACTGACAGCGCCAGCCAAGGTGGAGTGGCCGTGGCCCCCTCATCAG GTGACtgtgtccccagcccctgccacaaTGGTGGGACAtgcttggaggaggaggagggggtccGCTGCCTGTGTTTGCCTGGCTATGGGGGGGACCTGTGTGATGTTG gcctCCGCTTCTGCAGCCCTGGCTGGGACGCCTTCCAGGGGGCTTGCTACAAGCACTTCTCTACCcggaggagctgggaggaggcagagacccagTGCCGGATGTACGGCTCGCACCTGGCCAGCATCAGCACGCCGGAGGAACAGGACTTCATCAACAGtgggctggggatggggctggaggggaCCTCATCACCTGCTCTCTCCCACTCACTCATTAACCAGTCATTAATCACGA GTCGGTACCGCGAGTACCAGTGGATCGGGCTTAACGACCGGACAATCGAAGGCGACTTCTTGTGGTCAGATGGCGTCCCCCTG CTCTATGAGAACTGGAACCCTGGGCAGCCTGACAGCTACTTCTTGTCTGGAGAGAACTGCGTGGTCATGGTGTGGCACGATCAGGGACAGTGGAGTGATGTACCCTGCAACTACCACCTGTCCTACACCTGCAAGATGGGGCTGG TGTCCTGTGGGCCTccaccagagctgcccctggCTCGAGTGTTTGGCCGCCCACGGCTGCGCTATGAAGTAGACACGGTGCTTCGCTACCGGTGCCGGGAGGGGCTGATGCAGCGCAACCTGCCACTAATCCGCTGCCAGGAGAATGGTCACTGGGAGCCACCCCAGATCTCCTGTGTGCCCCGCAGGCCTGTGAGTGCCAGGAAGATGCAG GGTCGGGCTCTGCACCCAATGAAGGCCTCAGGAGGACAACAGGGGAGGCTACTGGGACGCTGGCAGGCACCACGGATGCCTCCTTCCAGGCCCTCTCTTGGTCCTCAAGGAGCAAGGCCTTAA